A window of the Parabacteroides merdae ATCC 43184 genome harbors these coding sequences:
- a CDS encoding sulfatase, whose amino-acid sequence MDKRILLPLVILPAFQTGNMQAADQPAKRPNIILFMVDDMGWEDTSLPFWTEKTHYNEVYETPNMERLARQGVMFTQAYASSISSPSRCSLITGTNAARHRVTNWTLQKDKTTDRKDSLLDIPDWNYNGVSQVTGTNNTFVGTSFVQLLKNSGYHTIHCGKAHFGAIDTPGEDPHHWGFEVNIAGHAAGGLASYLGEENYGHTKDGKPTSLMSIPGLEKYWGTETFATEALTLEAIKALDKAKKYNQPFYLYMSHYAIHIPLNKDMRFYEKYKKKGMTDHEAAYATLIEGMDKSLGDLMDWLEKNGEADNTIILFMSDNGGLASTSEWRDGPLYTQNYPLLSGKGSLCEGGIREPMIVSWPGVAQPNTRCDKYLLIEDFYPTILEMAGVKDYETVQPIDGISFVPLLTGTGDPSKGRSLFWNMPNNWGNDGPGINFNCAVRNGDWKLIYYYGTGKKELFNISDDIGEKNDLSTRHPEIVKRLSKELGDHLRKVDAQRPSFKATGKACPWPDEIN is encoded by the coding sequence ATGGACAAACGAATCTTATTGCCTTTAGTAATCCTGCCCGCTTTCCAGACAGGAAATATGCAGGCAGCCGACCAGCCTGCCAAGCGGCCGAACATCATCCTCTTTATGGTTGACGATATGGGATGGGAAGACACTTCCCTGCCTTTCTGGACAGAAAAGACGCATTATAACGAAGTCTACGAGACGCCCAACATGGAACGCCTCGCCCGCCAGGGAGTCATGTTCACCCAGGCCTATGCCAGCAGTATCAGTTCCCCGTCTCGTTGCAGCCTGATCACCGGGACGAATGCCGCCCGCCACCGTGTCACCAACTGGACGCTGCAAAAGGATAAGACGACCGACCGCAAAGACAGTCTGCTCGACATACCTGACTGGAACTATAACGGCGTCAGTCAGGTTACGGGAACAAACAATACCTTCGTCGGGACTTCTTTCGTCCAGCTCTTGAAAAATAGCGGTTATCATACGATCCACTGCGGGAAAGCCCATTTCGGCGCGATCGACACTCCGGGAGAGGACCCGCACCACTGGGGATTCGAAGTCAACATTGCCGGTCATGCCGCCGGCGGTCTGGCAAGCTATTTAGGCGAAGAGAATTACGGCCATACGAAGGATGGCAAACCGACTTCGCTGATGTCCATCCCCGGCCTCGAAAAGTATTGGGGCACGGAAACATTCGCTACCGAAGCCTTGACATTGGAGGCGATCAAGGCGCTCGACAAGGCGAAGAAATACAACCAGCCGTTCTACCTCTACATGTCCCACTATGCCATCCATATTCCACTGAATAAGGACATGCGCTTCTACGAGAAATACAAAAAGAAGGGAATGACAGACCATGAGGCAGCCTACGCCACCCTAATCGAAGGGATGGACAAGAGCCTGGGCGATCTGATGGACTGGTTGGAAAAGAACGGGGAGGCAGACAATACGATCATCCTCTTCATGAGCGATAACGGCGGCCTTGCCTCTACGTCCGAATGGCGTGACGGCCCGTTGTACACGCAGAACTATCCGTTGCTGAGCGGCAAAGGTTCCCTTTGCGAAGGGGGTATCCGCGAACCGATGATCGTCAGTTGGCCGGGAGTAGCCCAACCGAATACCCGTTGCGACAAATACCTGCTGATAGAAGACTTCTACCCGACTATCCTGGAAATGGCCGGAGTGAAGGACTACGAGACGGTGCAACCTATCGACGGCATCAGCTTCGTTCCTCTGCTCACCGGGACGGGCGATCCTTCCAAAGGGCGTTCCCTCTTCTGGAATATGCCGAACAACTGGGGCAACGACGGTCCGGGCATCAACTTCAACTGTGCGGTCCGCAATGGCGACTGGAAACTGATTTACTATTACGGTACCGGCAAGAAAGAACTGTTCAACATCTCCGACGATATCGGCGAAAAGAACGACCTTAGCACCCGTCACCCGGAAATCGTCAAACGCCTCTCCAAAGAACTCGGCGACCACCTCCGTAAAGTAGATGCCCAACGGCCATCTTTCAAGGCGACAGGAAAGGCTTGCCCGTGGCCGGATGAGATAAATTAA
- a CDS encoding Ig-like domain-containing protein, whose translation MLHNGTKSDPVTPPSGGDGDENVTISLDATTKALPRLEEFVLEATVSPSGKTVTWSSSDPTIASVTADGNKVTVKGLKVGTATITAKIGDVTATCEVTVDFATGLEEALANTEVFGRKGNIYVNPIQSLQVTVVNMIGKIVYNARISSYARIPVTKGIYIVKLTNVGNTKVIKVNVY comes from the coding sequence ATGTTACATAATGGAACCAAGTCTGACCCTGTTACTCCTCCTTCTGGTGGTGATGGAGACGAAAACGTTACGATCTCTTTGGATGCAACGACAAAAGCTCTTCCACGTCTCGAAGAATTCGTTTTGGAAGCAACTGTTTCTCCTTCCGGTAAAACAGTGACATGGAGCAGTAGCGATCCGACGATCGCCAGCGTGACAGCCGATGGCAACAAGGTAACCGTAAAGGGGCTTAAAGTCGGAACAGCTACGATCACAGCTAAGATCGGTGACGTGACCGCTACTTGTGAAGTGACGGTAGACTTTGCAACCGGCCTTGAAGAAGCCCTTGCCAATACGGAAGTGTTTGGAAGAAAGGGAAATATTTATGTGAATCCGATTCAGTCGCTACAAGTGACCGTTGTGAACATGATCGGTAAGATCGTCTACAATGCACGTATCAGTAGCTATGCGCGAATACCGGTAACAAAAGGCATTTACATTGTGAAATTAACCAATGTCGGAAATACGAAAGTTATTAAGGTAAATGTATACTAA
- a CDS encoding TapB family protein, with product MKSKVVLNALALLFAAGAMAQDCTFFFPQTKGTQLVKKGYDAKGNLQSVMTYTVDEVKNIPSGLEVEADYVFKNSAGTVYDKGDLEAFCRDGEFFIEMKETLSNPSFVSTIQSDLAATEAVINYPSVSNAPSNNGDDMYFDDATIQIYSKKNRKDRKNVSIYDREYVTTEQVATPAGTFDCTKVKYKIKSRSPKETIEGYGYEWYAPNVGVVKNEQYNNNNQLQYYTVLEVVK from the coding sequence ATGAAATCTAAAGTTGTATTGAATGCTCTGGCCTTGTTGTTTGCGGCTGGTGCGATGGCTCAGGATTGTACGTTCTTTTTCCCGCAGACCAAAGGTACGCAGCTCGTAAAAAAAGGCTATGATGCAAAAGGAAACCTGCAGAGTGTGATGACCTACACGGTCGATGAAGTGAAGAACATCCCGTCCGGCCTGGAAGTGGAAGCCGATTATGTGTTCAAAAATAGCGCAGGTACGGTTTATGACAAGGGTGACCTGGAAGCATTCTGCCGAGATGGTGAGTTCTTTATCGAGATGAAGGAGACTTTGTCAAATCCGTCTTTCGTGTCGACCATCCAGTCTGATTTGGCTGCTACCGAAGCAGTCATTAACTATCCGAGTGTATCGAACGCTCCGTCCAATAATGGCGACGATATGTATTTCGATGATGCAACCATTCAGATCTACTCGAAGAAGAATCGGAAGGATCGCAAAAACGTGTCTATCTACGACCGCGAATATGTGACGACCGAACAGGTAGCGACTCCCGCCGGCACGTTCGACTGCACGAAAGTAAAATATAAAATCAAATCCCGCTCCCCGAAGGAAACGATCGAGGGCTATGGATATGAATGGTACGCTCCGAATGTGGGTGTCGTAAAGAACGAACAGTATAATAACAACAATCAGTTGCAATATTATACTGTCCTCGAAGTTGTAAAGTAA
- the nadB gene encoding L-aspartate oxidase, with amino-acid sequence MVQQFDFLVIGSGIAGMSLALKVADKGKVAIICKTELEEANTYFAQGGIASVTNLLVDNFDKHIEDTMIAGDWINDREAVEMVVRGAPDQIKELISWGVNFDKKENGEFDLHREGGHSEFRILHHKDNTGAEIQLSLIEAIKRHPNITIFNHHFAVEIITQHHLGIIVTRHTPGIKCYGAYVLNEDTGKVDTFLSKVTVMATGGCEAVYRNTTNPLIATGDGIAMVYRAKGAVKNMEFIQFHPTALFHPGDRPCFLITEAMRGYGGVLRTLDGKEFMQKYDKRLSLAPRDIVARAIDNEMKLRGEDHVYLDVTHKDPEETKKHFPNIYKKCLSIGIDITKDYIPVAPAAHYLCGGISVDLNGQSSIRRLYAIGECSCTGLHGGNRLASNSLIEAVVYADAAAKHILSVLERYDFNTDIPEWNDEGTISTEERVLITQSMKEVNQIMESYVGIVRSNTRLTRAWNRLDILYEETESLFKRCKASKELCELRNMINVGYLITRQAMERKESRGLHYTIDYPPLKKD; translated from the coding sequence ATGGTACAACAATTCGATTTCTTAGTGATCGGTTCCGGTATCGCTGGCATGAGCCTCGCCTTGAAGGTAGCCGATAAAGGGAAAGTAGCCATCATCTGCAAGACAGAGCTGGAAGAAGCGAACACCTATTTCGCGCAGGGAGGCATTGCTTCGGTAACAAACCTGCTGGTAGACAATTTCGACAAGCATATTGAAGACACAATGATTGCCGGCGACTGGATCAACGACCGGGAAGCCGTGGAAATGGTTGTACGAGGCGCACCGGATCAGATCAAGGAACTCATAAGTTGGGGTGTGAACTTCGACAAGAAGGAGAACGGCGAGTTCGATCTTCACCGCGAAGGAGGGCATTCCGAATTCCGCATCCTACATCACAAGGACAACACCGGCGCCGAGATCCAACTAAGCCTTATCGAAGCGATCAAGAGACATCCCAACATCACGATATTCAACCATCACTTTGCAGTAGAGATCATCACGCAGCATCACTTGGGTATCATCGTCACCCGTCATACGCCGGGCATCAAATGTTACGGCGCTTATGTGCTGAACGAAGACACCGGTAAGGTAGACACGTTCCTGTCCAAGGTAACAGTTATGGCAACAGGTGGTTGCGAAGCCGTTTACCGCAACACAACCAACCCGCTGATCGCTACGGGCGACGGTATCGCAATGGTGTATCGCGCGAAAGGAGCTGTCAAAAACATGGAGTTCATCCAGTTCCACCCGACCGCTCTTTTCCACCCGGGAGACCGTCCCTGTTTTCTGATCACCGAAGCCATGCGCGGATATGGCGGCGTCTTACGTACGCTGGACGGAAAGGAGTTCATGCAAAAATACGACAAACGTCTGTCTCTCGCCCCGCGTGACATCGTAGCACGTGCGATCGATAACGAGATGAAACTCCGAGGTGAAGATCACGTTTACTTGGATGTGACCCATAAAGACCCGGAGGAGACGAAAAAGCATTTCCCCAATATCTATAAAAAATGCCTCAGCATCGGCATCGACATCACGAAGGATTATATCCCGGTAGCTCCAGCAGCCCATTATCTGTGCGGCGGTATTAGTGTCGATCTGAACGGGCAATCCAGCATCCGTCGTCTCTATGCCATCGGCGAATGTTCCTGCACAGGGTTGCACGGTGGAAATCGCCTGGCTTCCAACTCGTTGATCGAAGCAGTCGTATATGCGGATGCAGCCGCTAAACATATCCTAAGCGTCCTCGAACGCTACGACTTCAATACCGACATCCCCGAATGGAACGATGAAGGTACGATTTCCACCGAAGAACGCGTACTGATCACCCAAAGCATGAAAGAAGTGAACCAGATCATGGAATCGTATGTCGGCATCGTCCGCAGTAATACCCGCCTGACCCGCGCCTGGAACCGCCTGGACATCCTGTACGAAGAGACGGAAAGCCTCTTCAAACGTTGCAAGGCCTCCAAAGAACTGTGTGAACTGCGTAACATGATCAACGTCGGTTACCTGATCACCCGTCAGGCAATGGAACGTAAGGAAAGTCGCGGGTTGCACTATACGATCGACTATCCGCCGTTAAAGAAAGATTAA
- a CDS encoding DUF362 domain-containing protein translates to MEEKMTRRSWMRSSLTTLASLAAASSLPIHLKGNIVPAVIPLKGGTNQNRSKVLMTKEISPDALVKIYEALKRKASGRVAIKISTGEPGGHNFLQPSLIKDLVQKVSGTIVECNTAYVGKRFTTEEHIQAAKDHGFFDIAKVDIMDSEGEFNIPVKDKKHIQYNIVGTHLKNYDFMINLAHFKGHAMGGFGGVIKNQSIGVASSKGKTYIHTAGKTAETAELWNNLPEQDAFLESMAASAQSVADYFGDNILYINVMNNLSIDCDCDSNPHDPEMKDIGILASTDPVALDQACLDLVYAVKPTEGNDNRPLVNRIESLHGRHTVDYAETIGLGSKNYELVVLDT, encoded by the coding sequence ATGGAAGAGAAAATGACAAGAAGGTCCTGGATGAGGTCTTCATTGACTACATTAGCATCCTTAGCAGCAGCTTCCAGTCTGCCAATTCATTTGAAGGGCAATATCGTGCCCGCCGTCATCCCTCTTAAAGGAGGAACAAACCAAAATAGATCAAAAGTCCTGATGACAAAAGAGATCTCTCCCGATGCTTTGGTCAAAATATACGAAGCACTCAAGCGTAAAGCATCCGGACGAGTTGCCATCAAAATCAGTACAGGCGAACCGGGCGGACATAATTTCCTGCAGCCGTCTCTGATCAAAGACTTAGTGCAGAAAGTAAGCGGGACAATAGTAGAATGCAATACGGCCTATGTCGGAAAACGCTTTACGACAGAAGAGCATATCCAAGCAGCTAAAGACCATGGTTTCTTCGACATAGCAAAGGTTGACATCATGGATTCTGAAGGTGAATTCAATATTCCGGTAAAAGATAAAAAACATATCCAATATAACATCGTCGGAACCCATCTGAAGAACTATGATTTCATGATTAACCTGGCGCATTTCAAAGGACATGCAATGGGTGGATTCGGAGGTGTAATCAAAAATCAGTCCATCGGTGTCGCCTCTTCTAAAGGCAAAACCTATATTCATACGGCCGGTAAAACAGCAGAGACTGCCGAATTATGGAATAACCTACCCGAACAAGATGCTTTCCTCGAATCAATGGCAGCTTCGGCGCAAAGTGTAGCAGATTATTTCGGTGATAATATTTTATATATTAATGTAATGAATAATCTTTCAATTGACTGCGATTGCGATTCCAACCCTCATGATCCCGAAATGAAAGACATCGGAATACTTGCTTCAACCGACCCCGTAGCTCTGGATCAGGCTTGTCTAGATTTAGTATATGCTGTAAAGCCAACCGAAGGCAACGACAATAGACCGTTGGTCAATCGCATTGAAAGCCTTCATGGACGTCACACGGTTGATTATGCCGAGACGATCGGACTCGGAAGCAAGAACTATGAATTGGTAGTATTAGATACATAA
- the leuS gene encoding leucine--tRNA ligase: MEYNFREIEKKWHEYWIANKVYKVEKNADKPKYYVLDMFPYPSGAGLHVGHPLGYIASDIYSRYKRLQGFNVLHPMGYDAYGLPAEQYAIQTGQHPEVTTKKNIARYREQMDKIGFSYDWNREIRTCDPEYYKWTQWAFIQMFNSYYCNDKKQARPISELVAAFEQSGTEGLNVACSEELHFTAGEWKAKNDKEKQEILLNYRIAYRGETMVNWCAALGTVLANDEVVNGVSERGGYPVEQKIMRQWCLRVSAYAQRLLDGLETIDWTDSLKETQRNWIGRSEGAEIQFKVKDSDLEFTIFTTRADTMFGVTFMVLAPESELVAQLTTPEQKQEVDAYLDRTKKRTERERIADRSVTGVFSGSYAINPFTGDAVPVWISDYVLAGYGTGAIMAVPAHDSRDYAFAKHFNLPIVPLIEGCDVSKESFDAKEGIVCNSPRPDVTPHCDLSLNGLTVKEAIAATKKYVAEHKLGRVKVNYRLRDAIFSRQRYWGEPFPVYYDADGMPQMLPVDKLPLELPEVDKFLPTETGEPPLGHAVKWAWDTVKQEVTEVSKIDNKTIFPLELCTMPGFAGSSAYYLRYMDPRNDQALVAKDVDEYWRNVDLYIGGTEHATGHLIYSRFWNKFLFDLGIVCEEEPFKKLINQGMIQGRSNFVYRINGTNKFVSLNLKDQYEVTPIHVDVNIVSNDILDIEAFKNWRPEYNDAEFVLEDGKYICGWAVEKMSKSMFNVVNPDMIVEKYGADTLRLYEMFLGPLEQSKPWDTNGIDGVHRFLKKLWGLFFGNTDTLQITDAEPTADELKSLHKLIKKVTYDIEHFSYNTSISAFMICVNELSSLKCNKRAILEQLIVLLAPFAPHTAEELWHTCGHNTTVCDAEWPVYNEEYLKENSLTYAISFNGKARFSMELPADMPREEIEKAALAHENSAKWMEGKTPKKIIVVPGKIVNIVI; this comes from the coding sequence ATGGAGTACAATTTCAGAGAAATTGAGAAAAAGTGGCACGAATACTGGATTGCCAATAAGGTTTATAAAGTCGAAAAAAATGCCGACAAACCAAAGTATTACGTTTTGGACATGTTCCCTTATCCATCAGGAGCAGGACTACATGTAGGCCACCCACTCGGTTATATCGCTTCTGATATTTATTCCCGTTACAAACGCCTGCAAGGCTTCAACGTTTTGCATCCGATGGGCTACGATGCCTACGGACTGCCGGCAGAACAATATGCTATCCAAACCGGACAGCATCCTGAAGTAACGACAAAGAAAAACATCGCCCGTTATCGGGAACAGATGGACAAAATAGGTTTCAGTTACGACTGGAACCGCGAGATCCGTACTTGCGATCCCGAATATTATAAATGGACGCAATGGGCATTCATCCAGATGTTCAACAGCTATTACTGCAACGATAAAAAGCAGGCACGTCCCATCAGCGAACTGGTTGCCGCTTTCGAACAGTCCGGAACGGAAGGTTTGAATGTAGCTTGCAGCGAAGAATTGCATTTCACTGCCGGCGAATGGAAAGCCAAAAATGATAAAGAAAAACAGGAAATCCTGTTGAACTACCGGATCGCTTATCGAGGCGAAACGATGGTAAACTGGTGTGCCGCATTGGGTACGGTACTGGCCAACGACGAAGTGGTGAACGGCGTTTCCGAACGTGGTGGCTATCCGGTGGAACAAAAGATCATGCGTCAGTGGTGCCTGCGCGTATCCGCCTATGCACAACGGCTTCTGGATGGACTGGAGACGATCGACTGGACAGACTCGCTGAAAGAAACACAGCGTAACTGGATCGGCCGCAGCGAAGGTGCCGAAATCCAATTCAAAGTAAAAGACAGCGACCTCGAATTTACCATCTTTACAACCCGTGCCGACACTATGTTCGGTGTCACTTTCATGGTCTTGGCTCCCGAAAGCGAACTGGTCGCACAATTGACGACTCCGGAGCAGAAACAAGAAGTCGACGCTTATCTGGACCGTACTAAAAAACGTACAGAACGCGAACGTATCGCTGATCGTTCCGTTACCGGTGTATTCAGCGGTTCATACGCAATCAATCCGTTCACGGGCGACGCCGTGCCTGTCTGGATCAGCGACTATGTACTGGCCGGTTACGGAACCGGTGCCATCATGGCTGTTCCGGCACACGACAGTCGCGACTATGCATTTGCCAAACATTTCAACTTGCCGATTGTCCCGCTGATCGAAGGTTGCGACGTAAGCAAAGAAAGTTTCGATGCGAAAGAAGGAATCGTCTGCAACTCACCGAGACCGGACGTAACGCCTCATTGCGACCTGTCGTTGAACGGCCTGACCGTAAAAGAAGCAATCGCCGCCACCAAAAAATACGTGGCAGAACATAAGTTAGGACGTGTAAAGGTGAACTACCGTCTGCGCGACGCTATCTTCAGCCGCCAGCGTTACTGGGGCGAACCGTTCCCTGTCTATTACGATGCAGACGGTATGCCTCAGATGTTGCCGGTAGACAAATTACCGTTAGAATTGCCGGAAGTAGATAAATTCCTGCCGACCGAAACAGGTGAACCGCCTCTGGGACACGCCGTAAAATGGGCATGGGACACCGTAAAACAGGAAGTCACGGAAGTTTCCAAAATAGACAACAAGACTATCTTCCCGCTGGAACTTTGCACGATGCCGGGATTCGCCGGTTCATCCGCCTATTACCTGCGTTACATGGACCCGCGCAACGACCAAGCTTTAGTAGCTAAAGACGTAGATGAATACTGGCGCAACGTAGACCTGTATATCGGTGGTACCGAACATGCTACCGGACACCTGATCTACAGCCGTTTTTGGAATAAATTCCTGTTTGACTTAGGTATCGTTTGTGAAGAGGAACCGTTCAAGAAACTGATCAACCAAGGTATGATCCAAGGACGTTCCAACTTCGTATACCGTATCAACGGCACGAACAAATTCGTATCCCTGAACCTGAAAGACCAGTACGAAGTCACTCCTATCCATGTAGACGTAAATATCGTATCAAACGATATACTGGATATCGAAGCCTTCAAAAACTGGCGTCCGGAATATAACGACGCGGAATTCGTATTGGAAGATGGAAAATACATCTGCGGATGGGCTGTTGAAAAGATGTCGAAATCCATGTTCAACGTGGTCAATCCGGATATGATTGTCGAGAAATATGGTGCTGACACACTTCGTCTGTATGAAATGTTCTTAGGCCCGTTGGAACAATCCAAACCATGGGATACGAACGGTATCGACGGTGTACACCGCTTTCTGAAAAAGCTCTGGGGATTGTTCTTCGGCAATACGGACACCTTGCAGATTACGGATGCGGAACCGACAGCCGACGAACTGAAATCACTGCATAAACTGATCAAGAAAGTGACATACGACATCGAACATTTCTCGTACAACACTTCCATCAGTGCCTTTATGATCTGTGTAAACGAATTGAGCAGCCTGAAATGCAACAAACGGGCGATCCTGGAACAGTTAATCGTTCTGCTTGCTCCGTTCGCTCCTCATACCGCTGAAGAATTATGGCATACCTGCGGTCACAATACTACCGTATGCGATGCCGAATGGCCTGTCTACAACGAAGAATACTTGAAAGAAAACTCGCTTACTTACGCTATCTCCTTCAACGGCAAAGCTCGTTTCAGCATGGAACTTCCAGCTGATATGCCTCGCGAAGAGATTGAGAAAGCCGCTCTTGCCCATGAAAATTCGGCTAAGTGGATGGAAGGCAAGACTCCGAAAAAGATTATCGTTGTTCCAGGAAAGATTGTAAACATCGTAATCTAA
- a CDS encoding DUF4221 family protein: protein MKETDETLSFPIDSDTKNNFNIYSVYKDKDGKEYFTFQNIENNTIHFYDLKQQKPAFRITPSQEGSNGVGRIFGYYIQNLDSIYVFNFYESGLYLINKNCDLLDKQPFPGLKPSCFMATASQLPVRIEHTLYTCIEPNRLIEHDPVSVAINMNTKEEKKLPFDYPDYPGSEVKLKRYGMEASYSRCYDGQRFIYSFHYDENIYVATPEHDSIRKVSVKSKYFDKVQLPDELTASPEDFCVNAWYNNLLYDPYREVYYRIAYPPSTLDKGVRPMELVQFGRKNFSIIILDKDFRILGETLFPDNTYNPTIMLVRPEGLYISDSHYLNPQFNDDILSFRKFELKEE from the coding sequence TTGAAAGAGACAGACGAAACGCTGTCTTTCCCGATCGATTCGGACACGAAAAACAACTTCAACATTTATTCAGTCTATAAAGACAAAGACGGAAAAGAGTATTTCACTTTCCAGAATATTGAAAACAATACGATCCACTTCTATGACCTGAAACAGCAGAAACCGGCGTTCAGGATAACCCCTTCGCAGGAAGGAAGTAACGGTGTTGGAAGGATATTCGGTTATTACATTCAGAATCTCGACAGTATTTACGTCTTCAATTTTTACGAAAGTGGGCTATACTTGATTAATAAGAACTGCGACCTTCTTGATAAGCAGCCTTTTCCTGGATTAAAACCTTCTTGTTTTATGGCTACAGCCTCACAATTACCTGTACGTATCGAACACACTCTATATACCTGCATAGAACCAAATCGCCTGATTGAGCATGACCCTGTTTCCGTCGCAATCAATATGAATACGAAAGAGGAGAAGAAACTGCCCTTCGATTATCCCGATTATCCCGGTTCGGAAGTCAAGCTGAAACGATACGGCATGGAAGCCAGTTACAGTCGTTGCTATGACGGCCAACGCTTCATTTACTCGTTCCACTATGACGAGAATATCTATGTGGCTACTCCTGAACACGACTCGATACGGAAAGTCTCGGTTAAAAGTAAGTACTTCGACAAAGTACAACTGCCGGACGAGTTGACAGCAAGCCCCGAAGACTTCTGTGTGAATGCCTGGTATAATAACTTGCTGTACGATCCCTACCGGGAGGTTTATTACCGGATTGCTTATCCGCCCTCGACTTTGGATAAAGGCGTCCGTCCTATGGAACTCGTACAATTCGGGCGTAAGAACTTCAGCATTATTATTCTCGATAAAGATTTCCGTATTCTCGGCGAAACCCTCTTTCCCGACAATACCTATAATCCAACCATCATGCTGGTTCGTCCCGAAGGGCTATACATTTCCGACAGCCATTACCTGAATCCCCAGTTCAATGACGATATCCTTAGTTTCCGGAAGTTTGAGTTGAAGGAAGAATAA
- a CDS encoding YitT family protein has product MKLINNKVYFAVQDYLMILLGTLLYGFGFNAFILSNEIITGGVSGICALIFFASNEIIPVSVSYFVINVVLLLAALKILGLKFLIKTIFGVFSLSASLSFFEWLLKGQPLLHDQPFMSIIIGAFLCGAGLGLVFSANGSTGGTDIVGAIVNKYKNISIGRALLFCDFIIIGSSFFLFHDVEKIVFGFVEMFVSNYIIDAVLNGNRQSVQFLIFSQKYDEIAERIIHDLDRGCTILDGVGGYSRKPVKVVVLLAKKSESVSIFRLVKQIDHQAFISQSIVRGVYGEGFDQIKT; this is encoded by the coding sequence ATGAAGCTTATAAACAACAAAGTCTATTTTGCTGTACAAGATTACCTGATGATCCTGTTGGGTACTCTCTTGTACGGCTTCGGCTTCAACGCTTTCATTCTGTCGAATGAAATCATCACCGGTGGAGTCAGTGGTATTTGTGCCTTAATCTTTTTTGCCAGTAACGAGATTATTCCCGTTTCTGTGTCTTACTTCGTTATCAACGTTGTTCTATTATTGGCTGCTTTAAAAATTCTAGGACTTAAATTTCTGATAAAAACAATTTTCGGAGTTTTTTCCCTGTCAGCCTCCTTGTCATTCTTTGAATGGCTTCTGAAAGGACAGCCACTTCTACATGACCAACCGTTCATGTCCATTATTATTGGTGCATTCCTTTGCGGGGCAGGTCTCGGACTTGTCTTTTCGGCAAACGGTAGTACCGGAGGAACGGATATCGTGGGAGCTATTGTAAACAAATACAAAAATATCTCCATCGGGCGTGCATTGTTGTTTTGTGACTTCATTATCATCGGTTCCTCATTTTTTCTTTTCCATGATGTTGAAAAGATCGTGTTCGGTTTTGTCGAAATGTTCGTAAGCAACTATATCATAGATGCCGTACTGAATGGGAACCGTCAATCCGTCCAATTCCTGATCTTTTCTCAGAAATACGATGAAATAGCTGAGCGGATCATCCATGACCTGGATCGCGGTTGTACCATTCTCGACGGTGTAGGCGGATATTCCCGCAAACCGGTCAAGGTCGTTGTATTGCTGGCAAAAAAATCAGAATCCGTTTCCATTTTCCGTCTGGTAAAACAAATCGACCATCAGGCCTTCATCTCTCAAAGTATCGTCAGAGGGGTATACGGGGAAGGGTTTGACCAGATAAAAACATAA
- a CDS encoding non-canonical purine NTP diphosphatase, protein MKLVFATNNRHKLDEVRKITSGYTEIVSLSEINCHEDIPETAETLEGNALQKARYIKEHFGYDCFADDTGLEVEALHNAPGVYSARYAGPGHDSEANMDKLLHEMENKKNRKARFRTVIALILNGKEYLFEGIVNGTIINEKRGESGFGYDPIFVPDTYSQTFAEMGNDIKNQISHRAEAVKKLTAFLSNYTF, encoded by the coding sequence ATGAAACTTGTATTCGCAACAAACAACCGACATAAGCTAGATGAAGTCCGGAAAATCACATCCGGATATACCGAAATAGTCAGCCTCTCAGAGATCAACTGCCATGAGGATATACCCGAAACAGCAGAAACATTAGAAGGCAACGCCTTGCAAAAAGCCCGTTACATAAAAGAACATTTCGGATATGACTGTTTTGCAGACGACACTGGCCTTGAAGTAGAAGCCCTACACAACGCTCCCGGAGTATATTCGGCACGTTATGCCGGTCCCGGACATGATTCGGAAGCCAATATGGACAAACTTCTCCATGAAATGGAAAACAAGAAAAACCGGAAAGCTCGTTTCCGTACGGTAATTGCTCTTATCTTGAATGGAAAAGAATATTTGTTTGAAGGTATTGTCAACGGTACGATCATAAACGAAAAAAGAGGCGAAAGCGGTTTCGGGTACGATCCCATATTTGTCCCCGACACTTACTCACAAACATTTGCCGAAATGGGCAATGATATAAAAAACCAGATCAGCCACCGTGCCGAAGCTGTCAAAAAATTGACTGCTTTTTTATCGAATTACACATTTTAA